The proteins below are encoded in one region of Shewanella algae:
- a CDS encoding SRPBCC family protein — protein MRFIKTLFILLALIVAVPLIAALFVKSDYQVTTNVVINRPVAEVYDYVKYLKNQDNFSVWAKMDPAMKRSYRGVDGTVGFVSAWKSDNPEVGQGEQEIVAMETNKRIDYELRFLTPFEATEPAYMLFEPYEGNRTNLSWSFKGHLDYPTNLMFLFVDFETMIATDLLRGLSNLKLLLESEPTPQEQIQSP, from the coding sequence ATGCGTTTTATCAAGACACTGTTTATCCTGTTGGCACTGATAGTGGCTGTGCCGCTGATTGCCGCCCTGTTTGTCAAAAGCGACTACCAGGTGACCACCAATGTGGTGATAAACCGCCCGGTGGCTGAGGTCTATGACTATGTGAAATATCTGAAAAATCAAGATAACTTCAGCGTCTGGGCCAAGATGGATCCGGCGATGAAACGCAGCTATCGCGGCGTTGACGGCACTGTCGGTTTTGTCTCTGCCTGGAAGAGTGATAACCCGGAGGTGGGCCAAGGCGAGCAGGAGATAGTCGCCATGGAAACTAACAAGCGTATCGATTATGAGCTCAGGTTTCTGACTCCCTTCGAGGCCACTGAACCTGCCTACATGCTATTTGAACCCTATGAAGGCAATAGAACCAACCTCAGTTGGAGCTTTAAGGGGCATCTGGATTACCCGACGAATCTGATGTTTCTGTTTGTTGACTTTGAAACCATGATCGCCACGGATCTACTGCGCGGGCTCAGCAATCTCAAGCTGTTACTCGAATCTGAACCCACGCCGCAGGAACAGATTCAGAGCCCGTAA